In the Caenorhabditis elegans chromosome X genome, one interval contains:
- the hum-6 gene encoding Unconventional myosin heavy chain 6 (Confirmed by transcript evidence) — protein sequence MVLVSKGDFIWIEPGKTEGSIPIGARVIDQDHGRLKVIDDLGNEQWLSADRRVRLMHPTSVQGVEDMCQLGDFHESAILRNLFIRYREKLIYAYTGSILIAVNPYMDIAIYTADEIRMYKRKRIGELPPHIFAIADNAYTNMRREKKNQSVIISGESGAGKTESTKLVLQFLATISGQHSWIEQQVLEANPVLEAFGNAKTIRNDNSSRFGKYIDVHFNESGSIEGAKIEQYLLEKSRIVTQSENERNYHIFYCLLAGLSREEKSELELGTAADYYYLIQGKTLTAEGRDDAADLAEIRSAMRVLMINEQEIGSIFKLLASLLHIGNIRFRQNTNDNMESVDVADPSTLVRIAKLLQLHEQNLLDAITTKSLVTREERVISRLNGQQAVDARDALAKAIYGKLFIHIVRRVNDAIYKPSQSRRTSIGILDIFGFENFESNSFEQLCINFANETLQQFFVHHVFKMEQKEYDEEHINWRHIKFVDNQATVDLIAQRPLNILSLIDEESIFPKGTDKTMLLKLHSTHGRNELYLQPKSELQRAFGVTHFAGNVFYNTRGFLEKNRDSFSADLSVLISSSKMPFLARLFDDIEYDTSSRKKVTVGNQFRRSLEQLMSQLTQTHPFFIRCIKPNEMKRALVMDRDLVLRQLRYSGMMETIKIRRSGYPIRHDYYPFVFRYRVLVSSIQGPVNRIDLHDAAKKICHMILGTNADYQLGKTKVFLKDKHDLVLEQEYYRILKDKAIVIQKNVRRWLVRKDFEKQRQAAVTIQTAWRGFDQRKRYRQIISGFSRLQAVLRSRQLVSHYQTLRKTIIQFQAVCRGSLVRRQVGEKRKRGEKAPLTEVSSTASVISDSHEELVGHLFDFLPSDGKDSGNENDSADSSRRGSYSRLHTSPVMPPANIPRVDSYVDEDLSKYQFGKYAATFFQAQATATHVKKPLKTALLTHTEPSAQLAALTAWTTILRFMGDLADVKPGSTNGSEVYDKTPVMIKLYATLGKKFSAHDLEEAMLSSEYGGAKTLKKGMGRKLISMTLKRKGKINGSDTSSISSDSVYSSFNAMLENKPMTSLDKLHYIIGLGILREDLRDEIYCQLCKQLSNNPSKLSAARGWILLSLCVGCFAPSERFIKYLFCFIRERGPAGTGYSKYIEDRLRRTQVNGTRHQPPSYVELQANKSQKPVVLAVTFMDGSVKTLCADSATTAAELCKQLAEKVGLTNSFGFSLYIALFDKVSSLGSGTDHVMDAISQCEQYAKEQGRQERNAPWRLFFRKEIFSPWHDPRDDPVSTNLIYQQVIRGIKYGEYRCDKDEELAAICAQQYYIDEGTMDVNKLENNLPSYLPDFEMSGKEMALEKWTQTIMHQYRKKFTGRLPSQIEVKENVVSVAKTKWPLLFSRFYEALKFAGPPLPKNEVIIAVNWTGVYVVDDREHVMLEFSFPEISTAYYGKGKRSTTDTCTVRTVVGDEYTFQSPNADDITNLIVMFLEGLKKRSRYLVAIKSQKGDEKNNFLEFEKGDLLILVNEFTGNTLLTESVVKGENSRTCLFGLIRAENVYVLPTLVKPSKNTLQIFPKDMDLSLDLFNNNKQVTVVDYNAEPYTLENFAEDNFNSQVKRVGSQISLMTLRKKESQIECWRFSREHIDQPLLKKLNGREDACRGAIEIFAAIMKYMGDEPSKRSRLGTHLTDHIFKLPISMEALRDELYCQLVKQLTLNPSIMSEERGWELLWMATGLFAPSAALAKEISHFLKSRPHPIALDCQNRMQKLAKGGSRKYPPHLVEVEAIQHKTTQIFHKVFFPDNTDEAIEVDSATRARDFCHKIGYRLGLKSSDGFSLFVKIKDKVLAVPESEFFFDYVRSLSDWVHTNHATQKDATMIPINYQVYFMRKLWYNFVAGADPQADIIFHYHQESQKYLLGYHKTTKNDVIELAALILRSMTKDGKNAPLAQIPQLLDEIIPKDSLKMYSASEWRKTISNAYARIEHLKSDQAKIEFLNYICRWPTFGSAFFPVSQYSDLNLPDRLLLAINQTGVNIYHLDTKNLLVQYPFNVICNWTSGNTYFNMTVGNMLKGNEGKKLLLDTTVGYKMDDLLTSYISLLISNQNNHPSKTREVAL from the exons ATGGTATTAGTAAGCAAG GGTGACTTCATCTGGATTGAGCCCGGAAAAACAGAGGGATCGATTCCAATTGGAGCACGCGTCATCGACCAAGACCATGGACGTTTGAAAGTGATTGACGATCTTGGAAAT GAACAATGGCTATCGGCGGATCGACGGGTCAGGCTGATGCATCCGACATCAGTTCAGGGTGTGGAAGACATGTGTCAGCTGGGCGATTTTCATGAGAGTgcgattttgagaaatttatttatcagaTACAGAGAAAAACTTATTTAT GCCTATACTGGTTCAATTTTGATAGCAGTAAATCCATATATGGACATTGCTATCTATACAGCTGATGAGATTCGGATGTACAAAAGGAAACGAATCGGAGAGCTTCCACCccacatttttgcaattgctGATAATGCGTATACAAATATGAGGagggaaaagaaaaatcaatctgTCATTATCAG tgGCGAATCTGGTGCAGGAAAAACTGAATCCACAAAACTGGTCCTCCAGTTTTTGGCAACAATCAGTGGACAACACAGCTGGATCGAACAGCAAGTCCTAGAAGCAAATCCGGTTCTCGAAGCATTTGGTAATGCGAAGACCATCCGCAATGATAACTCGTCTCGATTTGGAAAATACATTGATGTACATTTTAACGAGAGTGGATCTATTGAAG GagcgaaaattgaacaatattTGTTGGAGAAATCGAGAATTGTTACTCAATCAGAGAATGAGAGAAATTaccatatattttattgtttgttGGCAGGACTGTCCAGAGAAGAAAAGTCGGAGCTAGAATTAGGAACAGCTGctgattattattatttgattCAA GGAAAAACACTGACAGCAGAAGGCCGTGATGATGCTGCCGATTTGGCTGAAATCCGATCCGCAATGCGAGTTCTCATGATCAACGAGCAAGAAATTGGAAGTATCTTCAAACTTTTGGCATCTCTTCTTCATATTGGAAACATCAGATTCCGACAGAATACGAATGACAACATGGAATCAGTTGATGTAGCCGATCCATCAACTCTTGTCAgaattgcaaaacttttgcAACTCCACGAGCAAAATCTTCTTGACGCAATTACTACTAAAAGCTTAGTAACGCGCGAAGAACGAGTGATCTCTAGATTGAATGGTCAACAAGCCGTCGATGCAAGAGATGCCCTTGCGAAGgcaatttatggaaaattatTCATTCATATCGTTAGAAGAGTGAACGATGCAATTTACAA accGTCGCAGTCAAGAAGAACATCTATCGGAATTCTTGATATCTTtgggtttgaaaattttgaaagtaataGTTTTGAGCAACTTTGCATTAACTTTGCAAATGAGACATTACAACAATTCTTTGTTCACCATGTGTTTAAGATGGAGCAGAAGGAGTATGATGAG GAGCACATTAACTGGCGTCACATAAAATTTGTCGATAATCAGGCTACAGTCGATTTGATTGCTCAGAGACCGTTGAATATTTTGTCTCTTATTGATGAGGAAAGTATTTTCCCAAAAGGAACTGATAAGACAATGCTGCTCAAACTTCATTCAACACATGGCAGAAACGAGCTCTATTTGCAGCCAAAATCTGAGCTTCAGAGAGCATTTGGAGTCACTCATTTTGCTGGAAATGTGTTTTACAACACACGAGGTTTCCTCGAAAAGAATCGAGATTCCTTTTCAGCCGACTTGTCCGTGCTCATTTCCTCATCAAAAATGCCATTCCTTGCTCGATTATTCGACGACATAGAATACGACACAAGCTCCAGAAAGAAGGTGACCGTCGGAAATCAATTCCGAAGATCGTTGGAGCAACTTATGTCCCAGTTGACTCAAACACATCCATTTTTCATCAGATGCATCAAGCCGAATGAGATGAAGAGAGCACTTGTGATGGATAGAGATCTTGTATTAAGACAGCTTCGCTATTCCGGAATGATGGAGACTATCAAAATCAGAAGGAGTGGTTATCCGATTCGTCATGACTACTATCCATTTGTCTTCCGTTATCGTGTCTTAGTTTCTTCCATCCAGGGACCAGTGAACAGGATCGATTTGCACGATgcagccaaaaaaatttgccacatGATTCTTGGAACAAATGCTGACTATCAACTTGGAAAAACTAAAGTCTTTCTGAAAGATAAACACGACTTGGTTCTGGAGCAAGAGTACTACCGCATATTGAAGGATAAGGCAATtgttattcagaaaaatgtcagGAGATGGTTAGTGAGAAAAGACTTTGAGAAGCAAAGACAAGCTGCTGTCACCATTCAAACTGCATGGAGAGGTTTTGACCAAAGGAAAAGATATCGTCAGATTATTTCCGGTTTCTCACGCCTTCAGGCTGTTTTGCGTTCGAGACAATTGGTGTCACATTATCAAACTCTACGAAAGACAATCATCCAATTTCAA GCTGTATGCCGCGGGTCTCTAGTACGTCGTCAGGTTGGAGAAAAGCGAAAACGAGGCGAGAAAGCACCACTCACAGAAGTTTCATCCACTGCTTCAGTTATTTCGGATTCACATGAGGAATTA GTTGGTCATTTGTTCGACTTCTTGCCATCTGACGGGAAAGATTCTGGGAACGAAAATGATAGTGCGGATAGCAGCAGACGTGGATCCTATTCTAGACTTCAT acaTCTCCTGTAATGCCACCAGCAAACATCCCAAGAGTTGACTCGTACGTAGATGAAGATCTCAGTAAATATCAATTCGGAAAGTACGCGGCAACATTCTTCCAAGCTCAAGCCACTGCGACTCATGTTAAGAAGCCATTGAAAACTGCGCTTCTCACCCACACCGAGCCAAGTGCACAACTTGCGGCTTTGACCGCATGGACCACAATATTACGGTTTATGGGAGACTTGGCTGATGTCAAACCAGGTTCCACGAATGGGTCAGAAGTTTAT GACAAAACTCCTGTAATGATCAAGCTTTATGCAACACTTGGAAAGAAATTCAGTGCACATGATTTGGAAGAAGCTATGCTTTCTAGTGAATATGGCGGAGCAAAAACCTTGAAGAAAGGAATGGGCAGAAAATTGATCAGTATGACACTGAAACGAAAAGGAAAGATCAATGGATCAGATACATCATCTATATCTTCTGATAGTGTTTATTCAAGTTTCAATGCAATGCTGGAAAACAAGCCAATGACTAGTCTCGATAAACTACACTACATCATTGGACTCGGAATTCTGAGAGAAGATTTGAG GGACGAAATATACTGTCAATTATGTAAGCAATTGAGCAACAACCCGTCGAAGCTGTCTGCAGCACGCGGATGGATCCTCCTGTCACTTTGTGTCGGATGCTTTGCTCCTTCAGAACGATTCATTAAGTATTTGTTCTGTTTCATCAGAGAAAGAGGACCCGCTGGAACTGGTTATTCTAAATACATCGAGGATAGATTGCGAAGAACACAGGTGAATGGTACGAGACACCAACCACCAAGTTATGTGGAGCTGCAAGCGAATAAATCACAAAAGCCAGTAGTCTTGGCCGTAACATTTATGGATGGAAGTGTCAAGACGCTTTGCGCAGATTCTGCAACAACGGCTGCGGAGCTGTGCAAGCAGCTAGCAGAGAAAGTTGGACTAACGAATTCCTTCGGGTTTAGTCTGTATATTGCACTTTTTGATAAG GTTTCATCACTGGGAAGTGGCACTGATCACGTTATGGATGCAATTTCACAGTGTGAACAGTATGCAAAGGAGCAAGGAAGGCAAGAGCGGAACGCTCCATGGagactatttttcagaaaggaaattttcagtccaTGGCATGACCCAAG agacGATCCCGTCAGCACAAACTTGATCTACCAGCAAGTAATCCGTGGAATAAAATATGGAGAATACAGATGTGACAAG GATGAAGAGCTTGCCGCCATATGTGCGCAACAATATTACATTGATGAAGGTACAATGGATGTGaataaacttgaaaacaaCCTTCCGTCTTATCTACCTGATTTTGAAATGTCTGGCAAAGAAATGGCACTTGAGAAATGGACTCAAACAATTATGCATCAGTATAGAAAA aaattcacTGGCCGACTTCCTTCTCAGATTGAAGTCAAAGAAAACGTCGTTTCTgttgcaaaaacaaaatggCCTCTTTTGTTCTCCAGATTCTATGAAGCATTGAAATTCGCTGGACCCCCATTACCAAAGAATGAAGTTATTATTGCTGTGAATTGGACTGGTGTCTATGTGGTTGATGATCGAGAGCATGTGATGCTCGAGTTcagttttccagaaatatCAACGGCTTATTATGGAAA GGGAAAACGAAGTACAACCGACACTTGCACAGTCAGAACTGTGGTTGGAGACGAGTACACATTCCAATCACCAAACGCAGATGATATCACTAATCTAATTGTTATGTTCCTGGAAGGCCTGAAAAAGCGAAGCAGATATCTTGTTGCTATCAAGTCTCAAAAAGGAGACG AGAAgaacaattttcttgaattcgaAAAAGGCGACCTGTTGATTCTAGTGAATGAATTCACCGGAAACACACTACTCACCGAAAGTGTTGTAAAAGGGGAGAATTCTAGAACATGCTTGTTTGGCCTTATCcgagctgaaaatgtttacgTTCTGCCAACTCTTGTGAAGCCATCGAAAAACACTTTG CAAATCTTCCCGAAAGATATGGATTTAAGTCTTGACCtgttcaacaacaacaaacaAGTTACCGTAGTCGATTATAATGCAGAACCGTACACTCTTGAAAACTTTGCCGAAGACAATTTCAA ctctCAAGTAAAAAGAGTGGGGTCACAAATCTCTTTAATGACGCTGAGAAAGAAAGAATCGCAAATTGAATGCTGGAGGTTTTCCAGAGAACATATTGATCAACCACTGCTTAAGAAGTTAAATGGAAG AGAAGATGCTTGCCGTGGTGCTATCGAAATATTCGCAGCGATCATGAAGTACATGGGCGACGAGCCATCAAAGAGAAGTCGCCTCGGAACTCATCTAACTgatcacattttcaaattgccaatttcGATGGAAGCCCTGCGCGATGAACTGTACTGCCAACTTGTGAAACAATTGACTTTGAATCCTTCAATCATGTCAGAGGAGCGTGGTTGGGAGCTTCTCTGGATGGCAACTGGGCTATTTGCTCCGAGTGCTGCTCTGGCAAAAGAAATCAGTCATTTCCTGAAATCCAGACCACATCCTATAGCATTAGATTGTCAGAATCGCATGCAGAAGCTTGCGAA GGGCGGAAGCAGGAAATATCCCCCACATCTTGTCGAAGTTGAGGCAATTCAACACAAAACAACGCAAATCTTCCATAAA gTGTTTTTCCCAGACAACACGGATGAGGCGATCGAGGTGGACTCTGCGACCAGAGCCCGCGACTTTTGTCACAAGATCGGCTATAGGCTAGGATTGAAATCGTCCGACGGGTTCAGTTTGTTTGTCAAAATAAAGGACAAAGTGCTGGCTGTTCCGGAAAGCGAGTTTTTCTTCGATTATGTAAGATCACTTTCCGATTGGGTTCATACGAATCACGCGACACAAAAGGATGCAACAATGATACCGATCAACTACCAGGTCTACTTTATGAGAAAACTTTGGTATAACTTTGTGGCCGGTGCTGATCCACAAGCAGACATCATCTTCCATTATCATCAAGAATCTCAAAAGTACCTTCTCGGATATCATAAAACCACCAAAAATGATGTCATTGAACTAGCTGCTCTTATTTTACGCTCAATGACTAAAGATGGCAAAAATGCACCTCTGGCTCAAATACCTCAATTACTTGATGAAATTATACCTAAGGATTCGTTGAAAATGTACTCAGCAAGTGAATGGAGGAAAACCATCAGTAATGCCTATGCAAGAATAGAGCATTTAAAGTCAGATCAAGCGAAAATTGAGTTCCTGAACTACATATGCAGATGGCCAACATTCGGCTCCGCATTCTTCCCAGTTTCACAATACTCTGACCTAAACCTTCCTGATAGACTACTTCTTGCGATCAATCAAACTGGAGTGAACATTTATCACTTGGATACTAAGAACCTTCTTGTTCAG tATCCATTCAATGTAATTTGTAATTGGACAAGTGGAAACACATACTTTAACATGACCGTTGGTAATATGCTGAAGGGTAACGAAGGAAAGAAACTTCTTCTTGACACCACTGTC GGTTACAAAATGGACGACTTGCTCACCTCTTATATATCACTGCTAAtatcaaatcaaaataatcacccatcaaaaactaggGAAGTGGCATTATAG
- the aakg-4 gene encoding CBS domain-containing protein (Confirmed by transcript evidence) encodes MFQLESNSRQQGMLETTPVNVYGSSMDHGYESGPSIDHSRRSSFGIRDISLPSRRRYTMQSRLQVQRANGDGNRKTSYQYGMNAPPQSMEVDDDNLKPMPLTRRRMSVPENVFRRADFAIMRPCRIFSNEGAYEVLSAFDRHADPYHTFMKSITCYDLQPTHSSLVVFDGKTKVKAAVHALSQHGHIAAVVTNTDKYQAECVFNMGHCLTAILLVAAGNREVASKTLVEFLKEIGSGNIICSGVQNSVWEAANIISHNKISFVPIFDTIIPKPGTPLYFLTPRMILQETVLKLSDFGDAILLHVRQATLDQKKIGTWNDDVLKIGLNTTIEEAIKLMSERKMSTIPVVNDFKQIVNMLARKDIILEIMSHQGGNFHDMLKEPVKILQSLQSRLVYGRSSYTVFETVAKMMTSDKSSLPIIDEGKRILAVVSCSDILSYIQTAERTPTEDRSSSNSSTSSMPKSAK; translated from the exons aTACGAATCAGGTCCAAGCATCGACCACTCGCGCAGGAGTTCGTTTGGCATCCGCGACATATCGCTTCCGTCTCGTCGCCGCTACACAATGCAATCACGGCTCCAAGTTCAGCGTGCCAATGGCGATGGGAACCGAAAAACGTCGTATCAGTATGGAATGAACGCTCCGCCGCAAAGCATGGAGGTAGACGATGATAATCTCAAGCCGATGCCTCTGACTCGCAGAAGAATGAGTGTGCCGGAAAATGTGTTCAGAAGAGCG GATTTCGCCATCATGCGTCCATGCCGGATATTTAGCAACGAAGGTGCTTATGAAGTTCTCTCAGCTTTTG atcgcCATGCAGATCCATACCACACATTCATGAAATCGATCACTTGTTACGACCTGCAACCAACGCATAGCTCGCTGGTTGTGTTTGACGGAAAAACAAAG gttaaaGCAGCGGTGCATGCTCTTTCTCAGCACGGCCACATTGCCGCCGTCGTCACAAATACTGACAAATACCAGGCGGAATGTGTTTTCAATATGGGACACTGCCTCACGGCCATCCTACTGGTGGCTGCTGGAAACCGAGAG GTGGCCAGCAAAACTTTGGTGGAATTCTTAAAGGAAATCGGGTCAGGAAACATAATCTGCAGTGGTGTTCAGAATAG CGTCTGGGAAGCTGCCAATATCATCTCACACAACAAAATTAGCTTCGTTCCGATTTTTGATACG ATCATTCCAAAGCCGGGGACTCCACTGTACTTCTTGACTCCACGTATGATTCTTCAGGAAACAGTTCTGAAATTG agcGACTTTGGAGATGCAATTCTTCTTCACGTGCGACAGGCCACCCTGgatcaaaagaaaattggcACGTGGAACGACGACGTTTTGAAG ATCGGCTTGAATACCACGATTGAGGAGGCCATCAAGTTGATGTCGGAACGAAAAATGTCTACAATTCCGGTTGTGAatgatttcaaacaaattgtgAATATGCTTGCGAGAAAGGACATAATTCTGGAAATCATGAGCCACCAAGGAGGAAACTTCCATGATATGCTCAAAGAGCCGGTCAAGATTTTGCAATCACTGCAATCGCGATTGGTATATGGACGGTCTAGTTACACTGTTTTCGAGACTGTAGCTAAAATGATGACATCGGACAAGAGTAGCTTG ccaATCATCGACGAAGGAAAGCGCATTCTTGCGGTTGTCTCATGTAGTGATATTCTCAGCTATATCCAAACAGCAGAAAGAACTCCAACCGAGGACCGATCATCTTCAAATTCTAGCACATCGAGTATGCCAAAAAGTGCAAAGTAA
- the aakg-4 gene encoding CBS domain-containing protein (Confirmed by transcript evidence): protein MLIFQIGLNTTIEEAIKLMSERKMSTIPVVNDFKQIVNMLARKDIILEIMSHQGGNFHDMLKEPVKILQSLQSRLVYGRSSYTVFETVAKMMTSDKSSLPIIDEGKRILAVVSCSDILSYIQTAERTPTEDRSSSNSSTSSMPKSAK from the exons ATGCTAATATTTCAGATCGGCTTGAATACCACGATTGAGGAGGCCATCAAGTTGATGTCGGAACGAAAAATGTCTACAATTCCGGTTGTGAatgatttcaaacaaattgtgAATATGCTTGCGAGAAAGGACATAATTCTGGAAATCATGAGCCACCAAGGAGGAAACTTCCATGATATGCTCAAAGAGCCGGTCAAGATTTTGCAATCACTGCAATCGCGATTGGTATATGGACGGTCTAGTTACACTGTTTTCGAGACTGTAGCTAAAATGATGACATCGGACAAGAGTAGCTTG ccaATCATCGACGAAGGAAAGCGCATTCTTGCGGTTGTCTCATGTAGTGATATTCTCAGCTATATCCAAACAGCAGAAAGAACTCCAACCGAGGACCGATCATCTTCAAATTCTAGCACATCGAGTATGCCAAAAAGTGCAAAGTAA